A stretch of Fusarium fujikuroi IMI 58289 draft genome, chromosome FFUJ_chr10 DNA encodes these proteins:
- a CDS encoding related to C6 transcription factor: MACEEEIEDVACSELRGIASVAYWHMLTDVSVMLVVPARQGWMIYQKLDSLADSDRCDGNNPCATCASIGHDCTYGSEANSRSKNDLILESVLRVEKTLHELRSAIPNGVQLANSPQTNRTNSFSGSSPDLNLRRQSHAIQTPTSQDQRENVNNLENAVLDSMHTSTTESILQWPHFDVFPLLRHDGDSIFYLEQARPPLAVASNPMYPYVDAEDVTSMLEAFERNINFWYPSMSQEQLGNIRATLQTGMPSEDTVHSCLCLLTLALGCASQAAEDLRFTAEPDAAEKDRRLRKRKLGDIYFQLALKKLHVAHLQVDSQSTQCLFFTALYFASLVRPLQAWEYLSATATRCMLLLSYPPNTHDDEAEERIRRIFWSCYILESDYMAELSACPPSGIARVESSIPLPSTYHTHPSEIVEEESSLYFLACISMRRLLNRVHQLLYAKDTGAAFDHTRFPRIVAELQRQLDDWREVLPASFSFSIDTEEAATAAGGFLRQRYLTCKGVIYRPYLMWMLSTSYAETRVPSIPDAMQNCKLCLDACLLHALDLRGFPQTVLIDTWICSLSMSGAMLIILAASHVPALKEFIGSRATLVGSHLEKLFRNWREVSFGGDSPSVDRSMWLIQQADSYIRDCY; this comes from the exons ATGGCCTgcgaggaagagattgaggacGTCGCATGCAGTGAGTTGAGAGGCATTGCCTCTGTTGCATACTGGCATATGCTGACCGACGTTAGTGTGATGCTTGTCGTACCCGCAAGACAAGGTTGGATGATCTACCAGAAACTTGACAGCTTGGCTGATAGCGATAGATGCGACGGAAACAATCCTTGCGCAACATGTGCGTCGATCGGCCATGATTGCACCTACGGATCTGAAGCCAACTC GAGGAGCAAGAACGATCTCATTCTAGAGAGTGTTCTGCGGGTCGAGAAGACCCTACATGAGTTAAGATCTGCCATC CCGAACGGTGTTCAACTTGCCAACTCACCTCAAACAAATCGCACCAACTCATTCTCAGGCTCCTCGCCAGATCTGAACCTCCGTCGGCAGAGTCATGCGATCCAAACGCCGACCAGTCAAGACCAACGTGAGAATGTCAACAACCTTGAGAATGCGGTCTTGGACTCTATGCATACCTCGACAACTGAGTCGATACTCCAATGGCCTCACTTTGATGTGTTTCCGCTGCTCCGACATGATGGAGACTCGATCTTCTATCTTGAACAGGCGCGACCACCGCTAGCAGTGGCATCGAATCCCATGTACCCATACGTCGACGCTGAAGACGTAACCTCAATGCTAGAGGCATTTGAACGAAACATCAACTTCTGGTACCCTTCCATGTCACAAGAACAGCTCGGCAACATACGCGCGACACTTCAAACCGGGATGCCTTCAGAGGATACAGTTcactcttgtctttgtttgCTCACCTTGGCTTTAGGATGCGCAAGCCAAGCTGCCGAAGACCTTCGTTTTACCGCTGAGCCCGATGCAGCAGAGAAAGACAGAAGACTTCGGAAGCGGAAGCTTGGTGACATCTACTTCCAGCTagctctcaagaagctccatgTCGCGCATCTGCAAGTTGATTCCCAAAGCACCcaatgcctcttcttcacagc CCTTTACTTCGCCTCTCTGGTCCGACCACTTCAAGCTTGGGAGTACCTCAGTGCCACAGCGACGAGATGCATGCTGCTTTTGTCGTATCCGCCAAACACACACGACGACGAAGCGGAAGAGCGCATTAGAAGGATATTCTGGTCATGCTACATTCTAGAAAG TGATTACATGGCTGAGCTCTCAGCATGTCCTCCTTCAGGAATCGCTCGCGTCGAGTCTTCCATCCCCTTACCAAGCACATATCACACTCACCCATCCGAAATTGTAGAAGAGGAATCGTCCCTCTACTTCTTGGCCTGTATTAGTATGCGACGCCTTCTCAATAGAGTTCACCAACTACTTTACGCAAAAGATACCGGCGCCGCTTTCGATCACACTCGCTTTCCACGCATCGTCGCTGAACTCCAGCGTCAGCTGGATGACTGGCGCGAAGTTTTACCAGCGTCGTTCTCCTTCAGCATCGACACCGAAGAGGCAGCAACAGCGGCTGGCGGCTTTCTTCGACAGCGATATCTCACCTGCAAGGGGGTGATCTACCGACCCTACCTGATGTGGATGCTAAGCACTAGCTATGCTGAAACGAGGGTGCCTTCAATACCAGATGCTATGCAGAACTGCAAGTTATGCCTTGATGCATGTTTACTACATGCATTAGATCTTCGAGGGTTCCCGCAGACAGTTCTGATTGATACCTGGATATGCTCTCTGTC TATGTCAGGTGCAATGCTGATCATCCTCGCTGCGTCACACGTGCCTGCTCTGAAAGAGTTCATTGGGTCACGAGCCACGCTTGTAGGGAGCCATCTCGAGAAGTTGTTTCGAAACTGGCGTGAGGTATCATTTGGTGGAGATTCACCGAGTGTTGATCGAAGCATGTGGCTCATACAACAAGCGGATAGTTACATAAGGGATTGCTATTGA
- a CDS encoding galactose oxidase precursor: MKSFWTLALYLGSASAVAISQPASKAETPEGSLQFLSLRASAPIGTAISRDKWKVTCDSQHEGDECSKAIDGDRNTFWHTNWAAGGTNDPKPPHTITIDMGSSQNVNGLSVLPRQDGSDHGWIGRHNVFLSTDGKNWGDAVATGTWFADNTEKYSNFETRPARYVRLVAVTEANDQPWTSIAEINVFKAASYTSPQPGLGRWGPTLDFPIVPVAAAVEPTSGKVLVWSSYRNDAFGGSPGGVTLTSTWDPSTGVISQRTVTVTKHDMFCPGISMDGSGQVVVTGGNNAEKTSLYDSSSDSWIPGPDMKVARGYQSSATLSNGRVFTIGGSWSGGIFEKNGEVYDPSSKTWTSLPGALVKPMLTADQQGLYRSDNHGWLFGWKEGSVFQAGPSTAMNWYYTSGSGATKSAGKRQSSRGTDPDAMCGNAVMYDAVKGKILTFGGSPSYQDSDATTNAHIITIGEPGSTPKTVFASNGLYYPRTFHTSVILPDGNVFITGGQQRGIPFADSTPQLTPELYVPNDDTFYKQQPNSIVRVYHSISLLLPDGRVFNGGGGLCGDCDTNHFDAQIYTPNNLYDSSGKLATRPKITKVSAKSVKVGGKITISTNTSIKQASLIRYGTSTHTVNTDQRRIPLSLRSTGSGNSYSFQVPSDSGIALPGYWMLFVINSAGVPSVASTLLVTQ; this comes from the coding sequence ATGAAGTCCTTTTGGACACTTGCTCTTTATCTTGGGAGCGCTAGCGCTGTCGCTATCTCACAGCCCGCTTCAAAAGCTGAGACCCCCGAAGGATCCTTGCAATTCTTGAGTCTTAGAGCCTCAGCTCCCATCGGTACTGCTATCAGCCGCGACAAATGGAAAGTCACCTGCGATAGCCAGCATGAGGGAGATGAGTGTTCCAAGGCCATTGATGGTGACAGAAACACCTTCTGGCATACTAATTGGGCTGCTGGAGGCACCAATGACCCAAAGCCTCCTCACACCATCACTATCGACATGGGCTCTTCTCAGAATGTGAATGGTTTGTCTGTTCTTCCTCGCCAGGACGGTAGTGATCACGGCTGGATCGGCCGTCACAACGTCTTTCTCAGCACAGATGGGAAGAACTGGGGCGACGCTGTCGCGACTGGAACTTGGTTCGCTGACAACACTGAGAAATACTCTAACTTTGAGACTCGTCCTGCTCGTTACGTCCGTCTTGTCGCTGTCACTGAAGCAAACGACCAGCCTTGGACCAGTATCGCCGAGATCAACGTCTTCAAGGCAGCTTCTTATACCAGCCCTCAACCCGGCCTTGGACGCTGGGGCCCGACACTGGACTTCCCTATCGTTCCAgtagctgctgctgttgagccaACATCTGGAAAGGTTCTGGTTTGGTCCTCCTACCGCAACGATGCGTTCGGAGGCTCCCCTGGCGGCGTAACCTTGACCTCGACTTGGGATCCTTCTACGGGTGTGATTTCTCAACGCACTGTGACTGTCACCAAGCACGATATGTTTTGCCCTGGTATCTCCATGGATGGAAGCGGACAAGTTGTTGTCACTGGTGGAAATAACGCTGAGAAAACAAGTCTCTATGACTCCTCTAGTGATAGCTGGATCCCTGGCCCTGATATGAAGGTAGCCCGCGGATACCAGTCATCCGCAACTCTATCGAATGGTCGCGTATTTACTATCGGCGGGTCATGGAGCGGTGGTATTTTTGAGAAGAATGGCGAAGTCTATGACCCATCTTCAAAGACTTGGACTTCGCTTCCAGGAGCTTTGGTCAAGCCAATGTTGACTGCCGATCAACAAGGCCTCTATCGTTCAGATAACCACGGATGGCTCTTCGGCTGGAAGGAGGGTTCTGTATTCCAAGCCGGACCTAGCACTGCTATGAACTGGTATTATACCAGCGGAAGTGGTGCTACGAAGTCAGCCGGTAAACGTCAGTCCAGCCGCGGCACAGATCCAGATGCTATGTGCGGAAACGCTGTTATGTATGATGCAGTCAAAGGAAAGATCCTTACGTTTGGCGGTTCCCCAAGCTACCAAGACTCTGATGCCACAACTAACGCTCACATCATCACAATCGGTGAGCCTGGAAGTACACCCAAGACAGTTTTCGCGAGCAACGGCTTGTATTACCCCCGAACCTTTCACACTTCTGTCATTCTCCCCGATGGAAACGTTTTCATCACAGGTGGTCAACAGCGTGGTATTCCTTTCGCCGACTCGACTCCTCAGCTTACACCAGAGCTCTACGTCCCCAACGATGACACTTTCTACAAACAACAACCAAACTCAATTGTCCGAGTCTACCACAGTATTTCCTTATTACTTCCCGACGGCAGGGTTTTCAACGGTGGTGGCGGCCTTTGCGGCGATTGCGACACCAACCATTTCGACGCCCAGATCTATACACCAAACAATCTTTACGATTCTAGTGGAAAGCTGGCGACACGTCCCAAGATCACCAAAGTCTCTGCTAAGAGTGTCAAGGTCGGTGGCAAGATCACAATCTCGACAAATACCAGCATCAAGCAGGCTTCGTTAATCCGATACGGAACTTCAACACATACAGTCAATACTGACCAGCGCCGTATTCCATTGAGTCTGAGAAGTACCGGAAGTGGTAACAGTTATTCATTCCAGGTTCCAAGCGACTCTGGTATTGCTTTGCCTGGGTACTGGATGTTGTTCGTTATCAACTCGGCGGGTGTACCAAGTGTTGCGAGTACTCTTCTCGTTACACAGTAA
- a CDS encoding related to chitinase — translation MSWMDSWSRPSKSQATPAPFYLLPGGEATPYCHSCGRVISTRRTTATANTDTPAKYCSSRCRTQKPGKLDRELEKAFVKLLTAEETTTDEVKKQAKGGKHKKRKNSKGDNRILVPCSAAEELVFGPNRTSMEGDIEEHHSDEEDADGSEQRQAQAPSEPRSSEDMDPSGNIKDDNRIDGDVLARMSVRSGTRIRPPQSVSEVNGSVGGEKGRAERIHETDAMLEKRRQGQKRAKEREMTKCAARRGVIFGFSVSDEGEKRLCEAVMAGKIVEPSFAKGDWAIRWRE, via the coding sequence ATGAGTTGGATGGACAGTTGGAGTCGACCCTCCAAATCgcaagcaacaccagcaccctTCTACTTGTTACCAGGAGGCGAAGCAACTCCATATTGCCATTCATGCGGCAGAGTGATTAGCACGAGACGAACTACCGCGACAGCAAATACCGATACGCCAGCCAAGTACTGCTCGAGCCGATGTCGCACACAGAAGCCCGGAAAGCTGGACCGTGAGCTGGAGAAAGCCTTTGTCAAATTATTGACGGCCGAAGAGACCACAACagatgaggtcaagaagcaggcAAAAGGTGGCAAGCataagaaaaggaagaacaGCAAAGGCGACAATCGGATCTTGGTGCCCTGCAGCGCAGCAGAAGAACTGGTCTTTGGACCGAACCGAACGTCAATGGAGGGAGATATTGAAGAACATCacagcgacgaggaggacgcGGATGGAAGTGAACAAAGGCAAGCGCAAGCGCCATCGGAGCCGCGATCATCAGAAGATATGGATCCCTCAGGCAACATCAAAGACGACAATCGCATCGACGGCGACGTTCTCGCCCGCATGTCAGTCCGCAGCGGAACTCGCATCCGCCCACCTCAATCCGTCTCCGAAGTCAACGGCAGCGTCGGCGGCGAAAAAGGCCGAGCAGAACGAATCCACGAAACAGATGCGATGCTCGAGAAGCGAAGACAGGGACAGAAACGCGCGAAGGAACGGGAAATGACAAAGTGCGCTGCCCGACGCGGTGTTATTTTTGGGTTCTCTGTCAGCGACGAAGGCGAGAAGCGTCTCTGTGAGGCAGTGATGGCGGGAAAAATCGTGGAACCGAGCTTTGCAAAGGGGGACTGGGCGATAAGATGGAGAGAATGA
- a CDS encoding related to lactose permease, translating to MDYKADEKVAVDHGDEVHDAHVAVQLAHDVENQKLSPWTPRMFRLYLVLACAYLCGCLNGYDGSLLGGINGMKAYQRYFNMSSEGSSTGIVFAMYNIGSIAAVFFTAPVNDFFGRRWGMFTGAIVVIIGTCVQATSTGRGQFLGGRFILGFGVSFCCVSAPCYVSEMAHPNWRGTITGLYNCTWYIGSIIASWVVYGCSYIDGDIAWRIPIWCQMITSGIVALGVLWLPESPRWLIAQDRVEDAVQVLATYHGEGDENHPMVVLQIKEMSNQIAADATDKSWWDYRGLWNTHSARRRLIGVLGMAVFGQVSGNSLSSYYLPVMLKQAGITNEKKVLALNGINPVLCFFGAILGARLTDVVGRRPLLIYSIIFCSCCFAVITGTSKLSLDQPDNASAANATVAMIFIFGIVFSFGWTPLQSAYIAECLSTDIRAKGTAVGNLASSIASTIIQYSSGPAFQDIGYYFYLVFVFWDLFEAVFIYFFFPETKDRTLEELSEVFEAPNPVKKSLQKRDAQTVMNTLNVTGDAKLAGEV from the exons ATGGACTACAAAGCTGATGAGAAGGTTGCTGTTGACCATGGTGACGAGGTTCACGATGCTCATGTCGCGGTGCAGCTTGCGCATGATGTTGAGAATCAGAAGTTGTCGCCATGGACGCCTCGTATGTTCAGGCTGTACTTGGTCTTGGCTTGTGCATACCTCTGCGGTTGCTTG AACGGATATGATGGCAGTCTTCTCGGTGGTATCAACGGTATGAAGGCATACCAACGCTACTTCAACAT GTCTTCGGAGGGCTCTTCAACCGGTATCGTCTTTGCTATGTACAACATCGGTTCCATCGCCGCCGTTTTCTTCACCGCCCCCGTAAACGATTTCTTCGGCCGACGATGGGGCATGTTCACCGGCGCCATCGTAGTCATCATCGGAACATGTGTCCAAGCTACATCCACGGGACGAGGCCAATTCCTCGGCGGTCGCTTCATCCTCGGCTTTGGTGTCAGCTTCTGCTGTGTCTCTGCCCCTTGCTACGTTAGCGAGATGGCGCACCCCAACTGGCGAGGCACCATTACTGGTCTGTACAACTGTACCTGGTACATCGGTAGCATCATCGCTAGTTGGGTCGTCTACGGCTGCAGTTACATCGATGGAGACATTGCCTGGAGAATTCCCATTTGGTGCCAGATGATTACCTCTGGTATCGTTGCGCTCGGCGTTCTGTGGCTGCCTGAGTCTCCTCGATGGCTCATCGCCCAGGACAGAGTTGAGGATGCTGTTCAAGTTCTTGCTACATACCATGGTGAGGGTGACGAGAACCATCCTATGGTTGTGCTGcagatcaaggagatgtCGAACCAGATCGCTGCTGATGCTACCGATAAGTCTTGGTGGGACTACCGTGGACTCTGGAACACCCACAGTGCGCGTCGCCGACTTATCGGAGTCTTGGGTATGGCTGTCTTTGGACAAGTCAGTGGAAACAGTTTGAG CTCTTATTATCTCCCCGTCATGCTGAAGCAAGCCGGTATCACCAACGAAAAGAAGGTCTTGGCTCTGAATGGCATCAACCCTGtgctctgcttcttcggTGCCATTCTCGGAGCTCGTCTCACTGATGTCGTTGGTCGCCGCCCTCTTCTGATCTACtcaatcatcttctgctcttgctgcttcGCCGTCATCACCGGCACCAGCAAGCTCTCCCTCGATCAACCCGACAATGCTTCTGCAGCCAACGCCACCGTTGCCATGATCTTCATATTCGGTATCGTGTTTTCTTTCGGTTGGACTCCTCTTCAGTCAGCATACATCGCCGAATGCTTGTCCACCGATATTCGAGCCAAGGGCACTGCCGTCGGTAACCTTGCTAGTTCAATTGCGTCAACCATCATCCAGTACAGCAGTGGTCCCGCTTTCCAGGACATCGGATACTACTTCTACCTTGTATTTGTCTTTTGGGATCTGTTTGAGGCTGtctttatttacttcttcttcccggAGACCAAAGACCGTACTCTCGAGGAATTGTCGGAAGTCTTTGAGGCACCCAACCCTGTCAAGAAGAGTCTTCAGAAGAGAGATGCGCAGACTGTTATGAACACTCTGAATGTGACGGGAGATGCGAAGCTTGCTGGAGAGGTTTGA
- a CDS encoding related to beta-galactosidase, with protein sequence MGDSIQHEPKGITLQEDPSRPDYINEAVFRRNTLPTRSYHIPDTSISLNGTWDFSLAGTVLEAPEPGAKDVAYGQIQVPGHWQLQGHGKPWYTNVQYPIPVCPPYVPTENPTGTYRREFHVPTGWAADSQLRLRFDGVDSAYHIWVNGTLIGYAQGSRNPSEFDVSSFVNRDGPNELFVRVYQWSDATYIEDQDQWWLSGIFRDVYLISFPAARIDDFFLTPHLDADYKNARLSASVDVSAQKGVIVELTVSELPKNGGAFIGSAETSFDGQSKATLSLDVEDPKKWTAETPYLYSAEITLKSEDKQTVLHRVQQRVGFRTVELKDGLMKVNGKRIRLRGVNRHEHHPLLGRSVPLEFAKRDLLIMKKHNINALRCAHQPHDPRVLDLCDEYGLWVMAEADLECHGFYDAVARPLDIPESMDYGERKKLAFGKAAEFTSNNPKWKDAYLDRIRAVLNRDKNHASVIMWSFGNEAFYGDNHREMFKYATEADPSRLIHYEGDMEAETTHMYSYMYPTVDRLIKYAEEEGVKDGKYEKPIVLCEYGHAMGNGPGWLEDYEQAFRDYPRLQGGFIWEWANHGLWKDDHEGAGYYAYGGDFGDTPNDGTFVMDGLLNSQHEPTPGLTEFKKVIQPVGFSFKDGELKIENWHDFAGLDHLTASYKVEQFGQESTLIHSGSFDIPEVPAGETRSVSLPIDAKRYNKDKEVYLTVTLSLKHSTAWAPAGHEIAWYQQQLQAPQTDAKAALVASNTLTSKLSVTEKGATVSVVGKNFEFAFDRAYGALKSWVSNNVTLLTFDPKTQAAIIPSFWRPKTDNDVPGAVPYWERFGVEQLQSQLRSFSVDASSTDKVVVKAHTFITPPVLFWGWDCEIEYTVYLTGALSVNVARLAPTGSFPEHVPRIGLNLYGSKTLEHVKWLGRGPGESYPDKKDSQRIGIWNAESISELQTPYDVPQENGNREDTRWVSLRDSKSPSIGLRATRLDGKNFSFLASHHRDRTIHEARHPPDLKEDDAVLIRLDSKVAGVGSGACGPAVREDLMVKTEETTFGFLLEPL encoded by the exons ATGGGAGACAGCATTCAGCACGAGCCAAAGGGCATCACTCTCCAAGAGGATCCCTCCCGCCCGGACTACATCAACGAAGCTGTCTTTAGGAGAAACACTCTCCCCACCCGTTCGTATCATATTCCCGATACTTCAATCTCACTGAACGGAACATGGGACTTTTCTCTCGCTGGCACAGTTCTGGAAGCACCCGAACCAGGCGCAAAAGATGTCGCTTACGGTCAGATCCAGGTCCCTGGCCATTGGCAGCTTCAAGGCCACGGAAAGCCCTGGTACACCAACGTTCAGTATCCTATTCCTGTCTGCCCGCCATATGTTCCTACTGAGAATCCTACGGGAACATATCGTCGAGAATTTCATGTCCCGACGGGTTGGGCCGCGGATTCTCAGCTGAGATTGCGctttgatggcgttgatagCGCTTATCATATTTGGGTGAACGGCACCCTGATCGGATACGCTCAAGGTTCAAGAAATCCTTCTGAATTTGACGTTTCTTCGTTTGTCAACCGCGATGGCCCAAATGAGCTCTTTGTGAGGGTTTATCAATGGTCTGATGCGACATACATCGAAGATCAGGACCAATGGTGGCTGTCAG GCATCTTCCGAGATGTGTATCTTATTTCCTTCCCAGCTGCCAGAATCGATGATTTCTTCCTCACGCCACATCTTGACGCTGACTACAAGAACGCCCGTCTAAGCGCATCTGTTGATGTCTCTGCTCAAAAGGGCGTCATTGTCGAGCTCACAGTTTCTGAGCTTCCAAAGAACGGAGGAGCTTTCATTGGATCTGCTGAGACATCTTTCGATGGACAGTCAAAAGCtactctcagccttgatgtcGAGGATCCAAAGAAATGGACAGCGGAGACACCATACCTGTATTCAGCAGAGATAACTCTCAAGTCTGAAGACAAGCAGACCGTTCTTCACAGAGTTCAGCAACGGGTTGGTTTCAGAACGGTCGAGCTGAAGGATGGCCTAATGAAGGTCAATGGCAAACGCATCCGTCTCCGAGGTGTCAACCGCCACGAACATCACCCTCTTCTCGGCCGCTCTGTTCCTCTAGAATTCGCCAAGCGCGATCTTCTCATTATGAAAAAGCACAACATCAACGCTCTTCGTTGCGCTCACCAGCCTCATGACCCTCGCGTTCTTGATCTCTGCGACGAGTATGGTCTCTGGGTCATGGCGGAGGCTGACCTCGAGTGCCACGGCTTCTACGATGCTGTTGCTAGACCTCTTGACATTCCTGAGTCAATGGACTACGGCGAGCGGAAGAAGCTCGCTTTTGGAAAGGCTGCTGAGTTCACCTCAAACAACCCCAAGTGGAAGGACGCCTACCTTGACCGTATCCGGGCTGTTCTTAACCGTGATAAGAATCACGCCAGTGTTATCATGTGGAGTTTCGGTAACGAGGCTTTCTATGGCGACAACCACAGAGAGATGTTCAAGTATGCTACTGAAGCTGATCCTTCGAGATTGATTCACTATGAGGGTGATATGGAGGCCGAGACGACACATATGTATAGTTATATGTATCCCACGGTTGATCGCTTGATCAAGTAcgctgaagaagagggagtcAAGGACGGCAAGTACGAGAAGCCCATCGTTCTCTGTGAGTATGGACACGCTATGGGCAACGGGCCCGGCTGGTTAGAAGACTATGAGCAAGCCTTCCGCGATTATCCTCGCCTCCAAGGTGGCTTCATCTGGGAGTGGGCAAACCATGGTCTGTGGAAGGATGACCACGAGGGAGCAGGATATTACGCTTACGGTGGTGACTTCGGAGATACACCCAACGACGGTACCTTCGTCATGGATGGCCTTCTGAACAGTCAGCATGAGCCTACACCTGGTCTAACAGAATTCAAGAAGGTTATTCAACCTGTTGGGTTTAGTTTCAAGGATGGAGAGCTGAAGATTGAGAACTGGCATGACTTTGCTGGTCTGGACCACCTGACTGCATCCTACAAAGTGGAGCAGTTCGGTCAAGA GTCAACACTGATTCACTCCGGGTCATTCGACATCCCTGAGGTTCCAGCTGGCGAGACACGTTCTGTATCTCTTCCAATCGACGCCAAGCGATACAACAAAGATAAAGAGGTTTATTTGACAGTGACACTATCCCTCAAGCACTCCACAGCTTGGGCACCCGCTGGCCACGAGATTGCTTGgtatcagcagcagctccaaGCTCCCCAGACTGATGCCAAGGCTGCTCTCGTCGCAAGCAACACTCTTACTTCCAAGCTGTCTGTGACTGAGAAGGGCGCTACTGTATCAGTCGTTGGCAAGAACTTCGAGTTTGCCTTTGATCGCGCTTACGGCGCTCTGAAGAGCTGGGTCTCAAACAACGTAACTCTCCTTACCTTCGACCCCAAGACCCAGGCTGCAATCATCCCATCGTTCTGGCGCCCCAAGACCGACAACGACGTCCCTGGAGCCGTTCCCTACTGGGAGCGATTTGGCGTTGAGCAACTACAATCTCAACTTCGATCCTTCTCCGTTGACGCCTCCAGCACAGACAAGGTGGTTGTGAAGGCACATACCTTCATCACTCCTCCAGTTCTGTTCTGGGGATGGGACTGTGAGATCGAGTATACAGTTTACCTCACTGGAGCCCTCAGTGTCAACGTCGCACGCCTAGCACCAACAGGGTCTTTCCCAGAGCACGTCCCCAGAATTGGCCTCAACCTCTATGGTAGCAAGACCCTCGAGCATGTCAAGTGGCTCGGCCGCGGACCCGGAGAAAGCTATCCCGACAAGAAGGATTCTCAGCGCATCGGAATCTGGAACGCCGAGTCTATATCTGAACTCCAGACTCCTTACGATGTTCCCCAAGAGAATGGTAATAGGGAAGACACGCGATGGGTATCACTTCGGGACTCCAAGTCTCCAAGCATTGGACTACGTGCCACACGATTGGATGGAAAGAATTTCAGCTTCCTGGCATCGCATCATAGGGATAGAACTATTCATGAGGCTAGACATCCTCCTGACTTGAAAGAGGATGATGCGGTGTTGATCAGGCTGGATAGCAAGGTCGCTGGTGTTGGATCCGGTGCCTGTGGACCCGCTGTTCGTGAAGATCTCATGGTTAAGACTGAGGAGACGACTTTTGGATTCTTGTTGGAGCCGCTATGA